The window TCTCGAAAGTGAATGGCGCGATGATTTTTCCACTTTTGTCCAGAACCTGCACCCGGAGTTCTCCGACATCCACAACGGCATTTACAAACAGGAATTTGCCGTCAAACCGCACCGGCCTTGTCGTGAGTTCCCCAGTATCACTGTCCGCTTCCATAGCGGCAAATCCATCTCGCCGCATCATCGCCAGACCCATAGACATCGTTTCCAGCCACGTCTCACCCTCTCCGTAGTTTCGCCCACTTACGTAAAAATAGAGCTGATCTCCCACAACGAGACAACAACCACCCGCCGACTGCACATTTCCCCAGTTCCAATTTGTTTTTCCATCTGAAATGCCCATCATCGCCTCGCGGCAGGGGCGATCCCAATGGAACCCATCCCGGCTGAATCCAAACAGCACCTCATTGATTTTGGGGCGATCCGCAGGCTGGTAACGCCAGATGCTGAACAGACCGAGCATAATGCTCTCATAGGCCACCGCATCCAGATTGTACAATTCGGGCTGAATATCGGGTGCCAACTCGTGGTGCCCGTCCAACCGGTCCGCACCGATCCACCAGGTAGGCTCCCCATCGCGCCAGGCCGCCCCCGCAACAAAATCGGAATGCTCCCGGTATCTGCGCGACCTTCTCAGAGGATTCTCCGGATACGAGGACCGGCCAGACCCCCTGATATGGTCCCGAATGCTGTAAACCCACACCTTTCGGAACGGATTGTAAAACATCGTACTGCGATCACCAGTTGTTCCAGTCCATGCTTTGAAGTCCCATTTCAGCCCATCCGGGGACAGGTAAACAGAAGCTCGCCACGGATCCCGGTGGAAAACGAACATCTTGTAGCGGGCATCCGCACCCTCACAGTCCGGATCGGGCCAGACCGTAGATGAATCGCGGCTACCAGACAGACAAATGATATTCGTCCCCGGCATAAAATCCAGTTCCGGGCGCTCCCAGTGCATCCCATCCTCGGAAATGGCGATGCACGTCGTATTTCCCGCCCTGTACCACATCCGAAATATCTCCTCCTCGGCATCGTAGAAAATACCATCGCTGAAAGCCATAGCAGTGGGACGACGAGAGGTAAATTCCCATCGCTTCTCGGGTTTGAGAATCGGATTTCCCGCCCAGTATTGCGGCCGGTGGAAAGTGCGCCGAAGCGTTGTGTTCTCGATCAGGAAGTCGTCGATGAATAACTGCCGTCCCAGGTCAATCGGTATCACCTCGGGAGGATTTTCCAGATAGGGCACACGCATAGGTTCGAAAGCGAGAAGATCCTCTCGCGTGCGCCTCGGCGGCCAATCTTCAGAAAGCACAATACCATTATAGAGCGAACGCATAAAGCGGTCTCCTTTTGTAGTTGCGACGCAGGGAAAACCCAACCGATCCTATTGCCAGTGGCTCAAATCTCTTCCCGTGATCTCCTGCAACGCCTCAATATCCTCCTGAAAAATTTTTCGCAGTGAGTCCCGCACCTCTTCTGAGATACCCTCAGCAATAATCTGATCTTCCGGCTGCGGTGCCTCCGGCGTGGGATAGTGCGTCACCTTATTCACCCGCTGATGCAAAATGGACGGCTGGAAATCCGAATCCACTTCCAGATACTCGAAAAGCCCACGCAAAAAGCCCGCTGGATCTGCTACGAGGTCCTCATAGAACATAATTCGCAGCC is drawn from Gemmatimonadota bacterium and contains these coding sequences:
- a CDS encoding glycosyl hydrolase family 32, whose amino-acid sequence is MRSLYNGIVLSEDWPPRRTREDLLAFEPMRVPYLENPPEVIPIDLGRQLFIDDFLIENTTLRRTFHRPQYWAGNPILKPEKRWEFTSRRPTAMAFSDGIFYDAEEEIFRMWYRAGNTTCIAISEDGMHWERPELDFMPGTNIICLSGSRDSSTVWPDPDCEGADARYKMFVFHRDPWRASVYLSPDGLKWDFKAWTGTTGDRSTMFYNPFRKVWVYSIRDHIRGSGRSSYPENPLRRSRRYREHSDFVAGAAWRDGEPTWWIGADRLDGHHELAPDIQPELYNLDAVAYESIMLGLFSIWRYQPADRPKINEVLFGFSRDGFHWDRPCREAMMGISDGKTNWNWGNVQSAGGCCLVVGDQLYFYVSGRNYGEGETWLETMSMGLAMMRRDGFAAMEADSDTGELTTRPVRFDGKFLFVNAVVDVGELRVQVLDKSGKIIAPFTFENCTPLREDGTCQAVSWGRATDLSAISNREVRFQFRLSNGSLYAFWVTSDRLGSSGGYLGGGAPGASGFRDLPR